From Chryseobacterium gallinarum, one genomic window encodes:
- the argG gene encoding argininosuccinate synthase, whose amino-acid sequence MNKKVILAFSGGLDTSYCAKYLSETLGYDVYAVTVNTGGFSKEEEKELERKALKLGVKEYRCVDAQEDYYNSCVKYLIFGNVLKNNTYPLSVSAERTIQAQEIAKYAMEVNAEAIAHGSTGAGNDQVRFDLIFQVMCPDVEIITPIRDMALSREEEIEFLKNHGYEMEFQKAQYSVNKGLWGTSVGGKETLTSRNYLPEEAFPSQIRQTEPSEMEIEFKNGEIIAVNGENFEHPVYAIQKIEELASAYGIGRDIHVGDTIVGIKGRVGFEAAAASVIIKAHHLLEKHTLSKYQQMMKSQLSDWYGNWLHEALFLDPVMRNIESFLTDSQKTVSGKVFITLYPYRFILNGIESGHDLMSDKFGSYGEANRAWTGQDVKGYTKIVSNSLNIYHQINKNTN is encoded by the coding sequence ATGAACAAGAAAGTCATCTTAGCGTTTAGCGGAGGTTTGGATACTTCCTACTGTGCTAAATACCTTAGTGAAACACTGGGGTATGATGTGTACGCAGTTACTGTAAATACCGGAGGTTTTTCTAAAGAAGAAGAAAAAGAGCTGGAAAGGAAAGCTTTAAAACTTGGAGTAAAAGAATACAGGTGTGTGGATGCTCAGGAGGATTATTACAATTCTTGTGTGAAGTATTTGATTTTTGGAAATGTGCTGAAAAATAATACCTATCCGCTTTCTGTAAGTGCGGAGCGTACGATCCAGGCGCAGGAAATTGCAAAATACGCAATGGAAGTAAATGCTGAGGCTATTGCCCACGGAAGTACAGGCGCGGGAAATGATCAGGTGCGTTTTGATCTGATTTTCCAGGTTATGTGTCCTGATGTTGAAATTATCACGCCGATCCGCGATATGGCTCTGTCCCGTGAAGAGGAAATAGAATTTTTGAAAAATCATGGATATGAGATGGAATTTCAGAAAGCACAATACTCAGTGAATAAAGGTCTGTGGGGAACCTCGGTAGGTGGTAAAGAAACCCTGACGTCCAGAAATTATTTGCCTGAAGAAGCATTTCCGTCACAAATCCGGCAAACTGAGCCCTCAGAAATGGAGATAGAGTTTAAGAATGGTGAAATTATAGCGGTCAATGGTGAAAACTTTGAACACCCTGTATATGCGATTCAAAAAATAGAAGAACTGGCCTCTGCTTATGGAATAGGGCGTGATATCCATGTAGGAGATACGATTGTAGGAATTAAAGGAAGAGTAGGATTTGAAGCGGCAGCGGCCTCGGTAATTATCAAAGCGCACCATTTGTTGGAAAAACATACCCTTTCAAAATATCAGCAGATGATGAAGTCGCAATTGTCAGACTGGTACGGAAACTGGCTGCATGAAGCACTTTTCCTGGATCCCGTGATGAGAAACATTGAATCTTTCTTGACGGATTCTCAAAAAACCGTAAGTGGGAAAGTATTTATAACGCTTTATCCGTACAGGTTTATTTTAAATGGAATTGAATCCGGTCATGACCTGATGTCAGATAAATTCGGAAGCTATGGAGAAGCCAACAGGGCATGGACAGGGCAAGATGTGAAAGGATATACAAAAATTGTAAGCAATTCCTTAAATATATACCACCAGATCAATAAAAATACCAATTAG
- a CDS encoding IS1/IS1595 family N-terminal zinc-binding domain-containing protein, with protein sequence MENICPKCKSNKVVKSGIINEKQRFHCKGCNYYFTVKKLGKQIDDYYVTKALQLYLEGLSYREIERIIGVSHVTISSWIKKYNITRPPHSEFHPVYKVLKQNELIEYIAQEENIKNSGIIITQFADKYMLIKWERFKK encoded by the coding sequence ATGGAAAATATCTGTCCTAAATGCAAGAGTAACAAAGTAGTAAAAAGCGGCATCATCAACGAAAAGCAACGTTTTCATTGTAAAGGCTGCAACTATTATTTCACCGTTAAAAAGTTAGGCAAACAAATTGATGATTATTATGTAACCAAGGCCCTTCAGCTGTATCTTGAAGGCTTAAGCTACCGGGAAATAGAACGGATCATAGGGGTTTCTCATGTGACCATCAGTTCATGGATCAAAAAGTATAACATTACAAGACCTCCTCATTCTGAATTCCATCCCGTATATAAAGTCCTGAAACAAAATGAATTGATTGAATATATCGCTCAGGAAGAAAATATTAAAAACTCAGGCATCATCATTACCCAGTTTGCAGATAAATACATGCTGATCAAATGGGAAAGATTTAAAAAGTAA
- a CDS encoding GNAT family N-acetyltransferase: protein MEIEISSCEHLMYVSEIQQEMYDSAQRRGTGIAKRSIEYLSKKISEGNAVVATENGEWVGFCYIETWSHGKFVANSGLIVSPKFRNGGVATQIKHKIFQLSREKYPDAKVFGLTTGLAVMKINSDLGYKPVIYSELTQDEEFWNGCKNCVNYEILMKKERKNCLCTAMLFVPDNNKVNGIANKQPENKYNNEQESHLSV, encoded by the coding sequence ATGGAAATAGAAATTTCCTCATGCGAACATCTAATGTATGTGAGTGAAATACAGCAGGAAATGTACGATTCTGCACAGCGTAGAGGAACGGGAATCGCAAAACGTTCTATCGAATATTTGAGTAAGAAGATTTCAGAAGGCAATGCTGTGGTTGCCACTGAAAACGGTGAGTGGGTAGGTTTCTGTTATATAGAAACCTGGTCACATGGAAAGTTTGTTGCCAATTCGGGACTGATTGTGTCTCCGAAATTCAGGAACGGAGGAGTAGCTACTCAGATCAAGCACAAAATTTTCCAGTTATCTAGAGAAAAATACCCGGATGCGAAAGTATTTGGGCTGACAACAGGGCTTGCAGTGATGAAAATCAACAGCGATTTAGGATATAAACCGGTGATCTATTCGGAACTGACCCAGGATGAAGAATTCTGGAATGGGTGTAAGAATTGTGTGAATTATGAAATTTTAATGAAAAAGGAGCGAAAGAACTGCTTATGTACCGCAATGCTTTTCGTTCCTGATAATAATAAAGTAAACGGTATTGCCAACAAGCAGCCGGAAAATAAATATAACAATGAACAAGAAAGTCATCTTAGCGTTTAG
- the argC gene encoding N-acetyl-gamma-glutamyl-phosphate reductase, whose protein sequence is MKKTVGIVGANGYTGSELIRLLAFHPHVTLSFLYSRSNSGTKISDLYPDLTTVCDQVLTDEFEEVDILFLCLPHKESRNWLAQNPVKDETLVIDLGNDFRLEGNFGNRNFIYGLPEINKKHFQGSKSIANAGCFATAIQLALLPLAEKGMLDEVYTTGITGSTGAGQSLQATTHFTWRNDNISAYKTLTHQHVDEILQQLVSLNNKEVTLNFVPWRGDFARGIFTSSTIKTDLKLEELKQLYQDFYAEEPFVTVSSRAVDLKQVVNTNRCVIQIEKSGNVAVIHSAIDNLLKGASGQAVQNMNIVMDWEENAGLNLKPIAF, encoded by the coding sequence ATGAAAAAAACAGTAGGAATAGTTGGAGCCAACGGTTATACAGGAAGCGAGCTGATACGCTTACTGGCCTTCCATCCCCATGTGACATTGAGTTTTTTATATAGTCGTTCAAATTCGGGGACAAAGATATCGGATTTGTACCCGGATTTAACGACAGTTTGTGACCAGGTTTTAACGGATGAGTTTGAGGAAGTGGATATTCTTTTTTTATGTCTTCCCCATAAGGAAAGCCGGAATTGGTTAGCTCAAAATCCTGTTAAGGATGAAACACTGGTAATTGATCTCGGAAATGATTTCCGTTTAGAAGGAAATTTCGGGAATAGAAATTTTATCTACGGATTACCTGAAATCAATAAAAAACATTTCCAGGGCTCAAAGAGTATTGCCAATGCGGGATGCTTTGCTACAGCTATCCAATTGGCATTGTTGCCATTGGCAGAAAAAGGAATGTTAGATGAGGTTTACACCACAGGGATTACGGGTTCCACAGGAGCCGGCCAGTCTTTGCAGGCAACCACTCATTTTACCTGGAGAAATGATAATATTTCAGCCTATAAAACCTTAACCCATCAGCATGTGGATGAGATTTTGCAACAGCTGGTTTCATTGAATAATAAAGAAGTAACCCTGAATTTTGTTCCATGGAGAGGGGATTTTGCAAGAGGGATTTTTACAAGTTCCACGATCAAGACGGATTTGAAGCTGGAGGAATTAAAACAATTGTATCAGGATTTTTATGCAGAGGAGCCTTTCGTTACCGTTAGTAGCAGGGCGGTTGATTTAAAGCAGGTTGTCAATACCAATCGCTGTGTGATTCAGATTGAAAAGAGTGGAAATGTTGCCGTTATTCACTCAGCGATTGACAATTTGTTAAAAGGGGCTTCAGGACAGGCTGTACAAAATATGAATATCGTCATGGACTGGGAAGAAAATGCAGGACTGAACCTGAAACCAATAGCATTTTAA